The following proteins are co-located in the Halictus rubicundus isolate RS-2024b chromosome 1, iyHalRubi1_principal, whole genome shotgun sequence genome:
- the LOC143361176 gene encoding uncharacterized protein LOC143361176 isoform X4: MIDRMIVAVLLGLLALAHGLQCPKQKTSPGREVVCYTSVSDIEQLTNAVCRCTTLVHQGYDVRNLSTSDFASFQKSLKQMKPPLQFVISIDDPAMTLNTSGTVRRETTARLLGILKDVDGVELNITAGTKDRLVDFVKGLKDGLAKKSLDKRVFLVLPTKPEDLAKQFDLKGLSKYVDLFTIPTHYLAEEDDDYHSFHPSRLMGLFDMYNADSLIDLITGLGAPKRKILVSVPANAYKFTLKNQDSNAPGSETEERQPTVVDRKQLCDSMNNGEWTVERDEDLTAPYAFKNKTWIALEDKISISIKGKYALLRELPGLAIHNIENDFQTDCGKPLTHEIHHSFTDFKRKSRAAVLNALEDDLHQTQLTYPTKVKSSEFRVVRVVDTEGHIRAVRENTQTEFTCSRQGYFVHPKSCNRFYRCVKFNQEVEDYSVFEFDCPAGLAFDERTEVCVWPGSLPQGSPCPGSSEIAPVARVRFECPSTPGYYADPQNPRWFFACIDLGGPEMMAYEFRCPFGLIFDEHKLVCEWPWLVPGYSDGAYASTVYDNRGSTQAGGGYYTGALGGQGGVYTGTTAGVGYSGSAGVGGHSGESGQSGFSGAAGVHYSGTTASGGYSGQSGFSGAGGYTGSNVGGHGSSVGQGGTGYTGTTGSGYAGSKDSHVGTGGYSGTVTGGYGGSGKVGAGGSYGGSSGAGYSGSTNEHTGSDLGYTGATGTGQVSVGQGYAGTGTTVHSGTGGIYSGTTGTGYTGSGQSGYSGSAGGADRGYSGSTGGVHGGYSGTTGGVHGGYSGSTGGVQGEYSGSTGGVHGGYSGTTGGVHGGYSGTTGGVHGGYSGTTGGVHGGYSGSTGGVQGEYSGSTGGIHGGYSDTTGGAHGEYSGSTGGVHGGSSGTGYIAGSTTNVHGGSSTGGYEGSVGVGAGGVTSGGYAGSKGTVHGGSGVGGYEGTGGAGGVTSGGYAGSTTIVHGGSSTGGYEGSSGVGTGGVTIGGYGGSKGTAHGGSGVGGYEGTIGITAGGYAGSTTIVHGGSSTAGYEGSSGVGTGGGVTSGGYDGSTSGGHAGVGYVGTTAGGYEGGVQAGGIGTGYSTGGYTTSGIKGGQTGSSNVQFSVPGTQYTGSNLGGSQTGTGHTIIYGTRPQTGVYDSSGTIGAGIGYTGGVQGHTSGTTYVQKPYTPTINCVTNCISTATLPGQIYTGHGGSADVLSGQKGVTTTYFGSTSGQGYDQGVISDGKTTYQGGSGYTGGHYGSGSTGGLNVTFGGSQVPSIGTTYHGFGKPSVGYGVTGSPGTIITGNNIPGSVITGDSSPGTVITYGETPGAVISGSVDQGTIVTGGVQPGYVKTGTGTPGYVVSGGVKTVYTGSGSPGTAVYGTPAPGVILTGTPAPGTIVKGQPSPGIVLTGQTAPGISLTGQTAPGIVLTGPTAPGLFHHGSVDQGTVVGSTGVHIFTDSGYSQGGVSVTPAYGTKIGVSTTPATGYKINEYHDNGGRGTIKFNNGDVTTKYTENDIPDYRPTGGVIPPDTLIPGYPTDRSGQPVSTGFTKTGPTKTGITTATLGGRGTYVISTGQTRPTLKPDAIGEKAFDGNVAGFTKSSTESSIYQSTQSQDVNYVDRSKITLEPAKTGYTYPKPSIPFETGIRKPVVSSTEGGILTATTPTPFLNVEVYNSPKLFGSTVSPGLGNTYTGSTEGYYPGKVPSGFTRGPVPTSTPIVYTTGSLDGYKTTLYDAAKIPVVSTTVRPVIDSGYQTVVSSTPIPTVTVTRNQFDGGIQTGSISSQTQFDHGRRTFHESGNVQNGYVSSTTQPSIFGVTSTYTISKPRPFGPPVTVTEQPEINYGSSTSSGSEYYDSKSSFGQRVTSSGFPDSRRPQTQYLPSDSGIGVTYGKPFPDITYQQSTPTAPTGGSPTKVEISRNEVDKLVTNYNRGTTKYVPSQYDVYTPGVFGGDTSRTQTSSFSSSGPSYGSTPAPFGKTQSSFSGGYTRPTSVVSYETTAKSTAVGKAKVIVKWSDLHPLLLGKLGAECTCKGDPFSNLGGPGSKLIDSSKGKVDLANYDDSDIYVDLDKDGSYEDGDYTTYQGPTKIWPLETPAPDFSSTGSRIEGPPSSTYLPSVTPSVHAGLRGSIPPSPSASHGFSANFRSGKSLSNAASTTNSVGKGASFDRYGPGGLRDSEEVLEGATNCARPGLFRHPNFCNKFYACHWDDWKKKFTLHVFNCPVHLTFDNGAGACNWPSMGPACQDDNLLV, from the exons ATGATCGACAGGATGATCGTCGCGGTCCTTCTTGGGCTGCTGGCACTCGCCCACGGTTTAC AATGCCCGAAACAAAAGACATCGCCAGGAAGGGAGGTCGTCTGCTACACTTCCGTTTCCGACATCGAACAACTGACCAACGCAGTCTGCAGGTGCACCACGCTGGTGCACCAAGGATACGACGTACGAAATCTCTCGACTTCCG atTTTGCGAGTTTCCAGAAGTCACTGAAACAGATGAAGCCACCCCTCCAATTCGTGATTTCCATCGATGATCCTGCAATGACGTTGAACACTTCCGGTACCGTACGTCGGGAGACCACCGCTCGTCTGCTTGGAATCTTAAAAGAT GTCGACGGAGTAGAATTGAACATTACAGCAGGCACGAAGGATCGATTAGTAGACTTCGTGAAGGGCTTGAAGGACGGGCTAGCGAAAAAGTCATTGGACAAGAGGGTCTTCCTGGTTCTACCAACCAAACCCGAAGATTTGGCGAAACAGTTCGACCTGAAGGGGCTCTCGAA GTATGTGGATCTATTTACGATCCCCACGCATTACTTGGCCGAAGAAGATGACGACTATCATTCTTTCCATCCGTCACGATTGATGGGCCTCTTCGACATGTACAACGCGGACAGCTTGATCGACTTGATCACTGGATTGGGAGCACCTAAGCGAAAAATCCTGGTATCGGTGCCTGCGAACGCTTACAAGTTTACTTTGAAGAATCAGGATAGCAATGCACCGGGCTCCGAAACGGAAGAGAGGCAGCCCACTGTCGTTGATCGGAAACAG tTGTGCGACTCGATGAACAATGGCGAATGGACAGTCGAACGAGATGAAGACCTCACTGCACCTTATGCTTTCAAGAACAAGACGTGGATTGCtctcgaagataaaatttcaatttctattaaG GGGAAGTATGCGCTTCTTCGGGAACTGCCAGGACTCGCCATACACAATATCGAAAACGACTTCCAAACAGACTGCGGGAAACCTCTGACTCATGAAATTCATCATTCTTTCACGGACTTCAAGAGAAAGTCGAGGGCTGCTGTCTTGAATGCTTTGGAAGATGATTTACAT CAAACTCAACTAACTTATCCTACTAAAGTTAAGTCATCCGAATTTCGAGTGGTCCGTGTAGTTGACACGGAAGGACACATTCGAGCTGTTCGTGAAAATACTCAGACTGAATTCACTTGCTCCAGACAGGGCTACTTTGTACATCCAAAGAGTTGCAACAG ATTTTATCGATGCGTCAAATTTAATCAAGAAGTGGAAGACTACTCCGTCTTCGAGTTCGACTGTCCAGCAGGATTGGCTTTCGATGAACGCACGGAAGTTTGCGTCTGGCCAGGATCCTTGCCTCAAGGATCCCCGTGTCCAGGAAGTAGCGAGATCGCTCCCGTAGCCCGAGTGAGATTCGAGTGTCCTTCAACTCCCGGATACTATGCGGACCCACAAAATCCTCGTTGGTTCTTCGCTTGCATCGACTTAG GTGGTCCAGAAATGATGGCATACGAATTCCGCTGTCCGTTCGGACTGATCTTCGATGAGCACAAGTTGGTCTGCGAGTGGCCTTGGTTGGTACCAGGGTACTCGGACGGTGCTTACGCGAGTACTGTCTACGATAACAGAGGATCTACGCAAGCTGGTGGTGGGTACTATACCGGTGCACTTGGTGGCCAAGGTGGAGTGTACACAGGAACAACAGCTGGTGTTGGCTATTCAGGATCAGCGGGAGTTGGAGGACACTCTGGAGAGTCAGGGCAGTCAGGATTCTCTGGAGCAGCTGGGGTTCATTATTCGGGAACAACGGCAAGCGGAGGATACTCAGGACAATCAGGATTCTCTGGAGCTGGTGGATATACAGGATCGAACGTCGGTGGTCATGGATCTTCGGTTGGGCAAGGGGGAACTGGGTACACTGGAACAACTGGAAGTGGATATGCTGGGTCCAAAGACAGTCACGTTGGAACTGGAGGCTATTCTGGAACTGTTACGGGTGGTTATGGTGGGTCTGGTAAAGTAGGAGCTGGTGGAAGCTATGGAGGTTCATCTGGCGCCGGTTACTCTGGATCTACGAATGAACACACTGGATCTGACTTAGGGTACACAGGAGCAACTGGCACTGGCCAAGTATCTGTGGGCCAGGGTTATGCAGGAACAGGAACCACTGTGCATTCGGGAACTGGCGGAATTTATAGTGGAACAACTGGTACTGGTTATACGGGATCAGGTCAGTCAGGATACTCGGGCTCGGCTGGTGGTGCTGATAGGGGATACTCAGGCTCAACTGGTGGAGTTCATGGTGGATACTCAGGCACAACTGGCGGTGTTCATGGAGGATACTCAGGATCAACTGGCGGTGTTCAAGGAGAATATTCAGGATCGACTGGTGGGGTCCATGGTGGCTACTCAGGCACAACTGGTGGAGTTCATGGTGGATACTCAGGCACAACTGGTGGGGTTCATGGTGGATACTCAGGCACAACTGGCGGTGTTCATGGAGGATACTCAGGATCAACTGGCGGTGTTCAAGGAGAATACTCAGGATCGACTGGTGGGATTCATGGTGGATATTCAGACACAACTGGTGGGGCTCATG GAGAATACTCAGGTTCGACTGGCGGTGTTCATGGAGGAT CATCTGGAACAGGTTACATTGCTGGATCGACAACCAATGTCCATGGTGGATCTAGTACTGGAGGATATGAAGGATCTGTTGGTGTAGGAGCTGGAGGGGTCACTAGCGGAGGATATGCTGGATCAAAGGGTACTGTCCATGGTGGATCTGGTGTTGGAGGATACGAAGGAACTGGAGGAGCTGGAGGGGTCACCAGTGGAGGATATGCAGGATCAACAACCATTGTCCATGGTGGATCTAGTACTGGAGGATATGAAGGATCTAGTGGCGTAGGAACTGGAGGGGTCACTATTGGAGGATATGGTGGATCAAAAGGTACTGCCCATGGTGGATCTGGAGTTGGAGGATACGAAGGAACTATTG GAATCACTGCTGGAGGATATGCTGGATCGACAACGATTGTCCATGGTGGATCTAGTACTGCAGGATATGAAGGATCTAGTGGTGTGGGAACTGGAGGAGGGGTCACTagtggaggatatgatggatcAACGAGTGGTGGTCATGCTGGAGTTGGTTACGTAGGCACCACAGCTGGAGGATATGAAGGTGGAGTTCAGGCTGGCGGAATCGGAACAGGGTACTCGACAGGAGGTTACACAACTTCAGGAATCAAAGGTGGCCAGACCGGTTCCTCCAACGTTCAGTTCTCGGTACCGGGAACTCAATACACCGGATCCAATTTAGGTGGCTCTCAAACTGGAACTGGCCATACCATTATTTATGGTACTCGTCCGCAGACAGGGGTCTATGATTCTTCGGGTACAATAGGTGCGGGAATAGGATACACTGGTGGAGTTCAAGGACATACAT CTGGAACCACATACGTACAGAAACCTTACACGCCCACTATCAATTGTGTTACCAACTGTATCAGCACAGCGACATTGCCAGGTCAGATCTACACTGGTCATGGAGGATCTGCTGACGTACTCTCAGGACAAAAAGGAGTGACAACGACATATTTCGGTTCCACTAGTGGTCAAGGATACGATCAAGGCGTTATTAGCGATGGGAAAACAACTTACCAAGGTGGCAGTGGATACACCGGCGGCCATTATGGTTCTGGAAGTACAGGCGGGTTGAACGTAACTTTCGGTGGAAGTCAAGTGCCCTCGATTGGAACCACGTACCACGGATTTGGCAAACCATCCGTTGGTTATGGCGTTACAGGATCTCCAGGAACTATCATAACCGGAAATAATATTCCAGGATCAGTTATCACAGGAGACTCTTCTCCTGGAACTGTGATCACTTACGGAGAAACACCTGGCGCGGTCATTTCAGGATCCGTTGATCAAGGTACCATAGTGACTGGAGGGGTACAGCCGGGATACGTTAAAACTGGCACAGGTACACCTGGCTACGTGGTCAGTGGAGGAGTGAAGACCGTGTACACTGGCTCTGGTAGCCCTGGCACTGCAGTATATGGAACTCCCGCGCCGGGTGTCATCTTGACGGGAACACCCGCGCCTGGAACTATCGTGAAAGGACAACCTAGCCCTGGAATTGTCCTTACAGGGCAAACGGCACCTGGAATTTCCCTCACAGGACAAACGGCACCTGGAATTGTCCTCACAGGACCAACCGCACCTGGACTGTTCCACCACGGATCAGTTGACCAGGGAACAGTTGTCGGTTCCACTGGAGTTCACATCTTCACCGACTCGGGCTACTCTCAAGGTGGCGTTAGTGTAACTCCCGCTTATGGAACGAAGATTGGAGTGAGCACTACTCCGGCCACCGGTTACAAAATAAACGAGTACCATGATAACGGAGGCCGTGGCACCATAAAGTTCAATAACGGCGACGTAACAACCAAGTACACAGAGAATGACATCCCGGACTACAGACCTACTGGTGGTGTCATTCCTCCTGACACTCTTATTCCTGGATACCCGACTGATAGATCTGGCCAGCCAGTCTCAACTGGTTTCACCAAAACAGGACCCACCAAGACAGGAATCACAACTGCCACGTTAGGCGGTCGTGGTACCTATGTGATCAGCACGGGACAAACACGTCCCACGCTTAAACCCGATGCCATAGGCGAAAAGGCGTTCGACGGAAATGTAGCAGGATTCACAAAATCATCCACCGAGAGCAGCATCTACCAAAGCACTCAATCCCAAGACGTGAACTACGTCGACAGATCTAAAATTACTTTGGAACCGGCTAAGACTGGCTACACCTACCCCAAACCTAGTATCCCCTTCGAAACCGGTATCAGAAAGCCTGTGGTGTCATCGACCGAAGGCGGTATCCTCACAGCAACGACGCCAACGCCGTTCCTGAACGTCGAAGTGTACAACTCGCCTAAACTATTCGGATCTACCGTATCACCTGGACTCGGAAACACGTACACTGGCTCTACCGAGGGATACTATCCAGGGAAAGTTCCCAGTGGATTCACGCGCGGGCCGGTACCAACGTCTACGCCTATAGTCTACACAACTGGATCTCTGGATGGTTATAAGACGACACTTTACGATGCCGCTAAGATCCCCGTTGTGTCAACGACAGTCCGACCAGTGATCGACTCTGGCTACCAGACTGTCGTGTCCTCAACACCGATTCCTACGGTCACGGTAACCAGGAATCAGTTCGACGGAGGCATTCAAACTGGATCCATATCCAGTCAGACACAATTTGATCATGGCAGAAGAACCTTCCATGAAAGTGGGAACGTGCAAAACGGTTATGTCTCGAGCACGACTCAACCGTCAATATTTGGAGTGACGTCCACGTACACGATCTCGAAACCTAGACCATTTGGACCACCCGTTACTGTGACTGAGCAACCAGAA ATCAATTATGGGTCCTCCACGTCTTCGGGTTCGGAGTACTACGATTCGAAGAGCTCATTCGGACAAAGGGTGACCTCTTCCGGTTTTCCGGACTCTCGAAGGCCACAG ACTCAGTACCTGCCAAGCGACTCGGGCATTGGCGTAACCTACGGAAAGCCTTTCCCTGACATCACCTATCAACAGTCCACGCCGACCGCGCCAACCGGAGGCTCCCCAACAAAAGTGGAGATCTCGAGGAACGAAGTTGACAAGCTGGTGACGAATTACAACAGGGGCACCACCAAATACGTTCCCAGTCAGTACGACGTCTATACGCCAGGAGTATTTGGAGGAGACACCTCCAGAACACAGACCTCATCCTTCTCATCATCAGGACCGAGTTACGGCTCGACCCCGGCTCCATTCGGAAAGACGCAGTCGTCGTTCTCCGGTGGATACACGAGGCCCACCTCCGTCGTTTCGTACGAAACCACTGCCAAATCCACTGCCGTTGGAAAGGCCAAGGTGATCGTGAAGTGGAGCGATCTGCATCCTCTTCTTCTGGGCAAGCTAGGGGCTGAGTGCACCTGCAAGGGCGATCCTTTCTCTAACCTGGGTGGTCCGGGCTCCAAGCTGATCGACTCGTCCAAGGGCAAGGTAGATCTAGCGAATTACGACGACTCCGACATCTACGTAGACCTTGATAAGGATGGTTCCTACGAGGACGGTGATTACACGACCTACCAGGGACCTACCAAGATCTGGCCTTTGGAGACGCCTGCTCCTGACTTCAGCTCTACAGGTTCTCGAATTGAAGGTCCACCTTCATCCACCTATCTACCAAGTGTCACCCCTTCCGTGCACGCAGGACTTCGCGGCAGCATCCCGCCAAGTCCCTCCGCGAGTCATGGCTTCAGCGCTAACTTCAGATCCGGAAAGAGCTTGAGCAACGCTGCCTCCACCACGAATTCCGTCGGGAAAGGCGCTTCCTTCGATCGTTACGGACCTGGAGGACTCCGAGACTCCGAGGAGGTTCTCGAAGGTGCCACCAATTGCGCCAGACCTGGGCTCTTCCGACACCCCAACTTCTGCAACAAGTTCTACGCTTGCCACTGGGACGACTGGAAGAAGAAGTTCACGCTTCACGTGTTCAATTGCCCTGTTCATCTGACGTTCGACAATGGCGCCGGGGCCTGCAACTGGCCCAGCATGGGGCCCGCTTGCCAGGACGACAACCTGTTAGTTTAG